In Chitinophaga nivalis, a single genomic region encodes these proteins:
- a CDS encoding TetR/AcrR family transcriptional regulator yields the protein MRGRPVIYNNKEVIEKAQQVFWTKGFTAASLEEVLVAMGMGSGSFYNAFKGGKKELFSKAIQQRREAFQAFKAELQQSEAPVELIKDFFRSIAKADQQTHLQGCLIVNTVVEMACLDEDLEKEAVTILKEVEALFTATIAQAQKKGTLKNQTDPVILGRYLITFWNGLNITRRMYPNRKVLSQQIEMQLAIIS from the coding sequence ATGAGAGGCAGACCAGTCATATACAACAATAAAGAGGTAATAGAGAAAGCCCAGCAGGTTTTCTGGACGAAAGGCTTTACCGCCGCTTCGCTGGAAGAGGTATTGGTGGCAATGGGCATGGGAAGCGGTAGTTTTTACAACGCTTTTAAAGGCGGTAAAAAAGAATTGTTTAGTAAGGCTATTCAGCAACGACGGGAAGCCTTTCAGGCATTTAAAGCGGAGCTGCAACAAAGTGAAGCGCCGGTTGAGCTGATCAAGGATTTTTTCCGCAGCATTGCAAAAGCAGATCAGCAGACGCATTTACAGGGTTGCCTGATTGTAAATACCGTCGTGGAAATGGCCTGCCTGGATGAAGACCTGGAAAAAGAAGCCGTCACTATTTTGAAAGAAGTAGAAGCGCTTTTTACCGCTACCATTGCACAGGCGCAGAAGAAAGGGACTTTGAAGAATCAGACAGACCCGGTGATACTGGGCCGCTACCTGATTACTTTCTGGAATGGCTTAAACATTACCCGGCGGATGTATCCTAACCGGAAAGTGCTTAGTCAGCAGATCGAAATGCAGCTGGCAATCATCAGCTGA
- a CDS encoding SulP family inorganic anion transporter, producing the protein MRAYLNLFDFKQKVNYRTEILAGLTVAMTMIPESLSFAILAGLSPLTGLYAAFIMGLVTAILGGRPGMVSGGAGATVVVLIALMQSHGVEYVFAAVVLAGILQLIVGVCRLGKFIRLVPQSVMYGFVNGLAIIIFMAQLQQFKITTSTGTAWLTGAPLWIMLTLVILTMLIVIFFPKITKAVPASLVAIIVIFGIVAGLGIDTKTVRDIATISGGFPPFHIPSVPFDLDMLKIIFPYSLVMAGVGLIESLLTLNVADEITGNKGNSNKECVAQGTANVLNGFFTGMGGCAMIAQTFVNLSAGSRARLSGIIAALTILLIILFGAPVIERLPMAALTGVMIMVAIGTFEWISLRIINKMPRHDVFVGILVALITVWLHNLALAVLIGVIISALVFAWESAKRIRARKYVDEHGVKHYEIYGPLFFGAVGTFSEKFDVQNDPVEVIIDFKESRIADMSAISALHKLTERYQQAGKTLHLRHLSADCIALLKNAAAVIEVNIMEDPTYKVVQD; encoded by the coding sequence ATGAGGGCTTACCTTAATTTATTTGATTTCAAACAGAAAGTAAACTACCGCACAGAGATCTTAGCCGGGCTTACCGTAGCCATGACCATGATTCCTGAATCCCTTTCTTTTGCCATACTCGCAGGCCTCTCTCCGCTTACCGGCTTATACGCCGCTTTCATCATGGGACTGGTGACCGCCATCCTGGGCGGCAGGCCAGGAATGGTATCTGGTGGTGCAGGCGCCACAGTGGTGGTACTGATCGCCCTGATGCAATCGCATGGGGTCGAATACGTTTTTGCCGCCGTTGTATTAGCGGGCATTTTACAGCTCATCGTAGGGGTATGCCGGTTAGGGAAGTTCATTCGTTTAGTGCCTCAGTCCGTGATGTATGGATTTGTCAACGGACTTGCGATCATTATATTCATGGCGCAGCTACAACAATTCAAAATAACAACCAGCACCGGTACTGCGTGGCTGACAGGCGCACCGCTATGGATCATGCTGACACTGGTTATACTGACCATGCTGATCGTTATTTTCTTTCCGAAGATCACCAAAGCAGTACCAGCTTCGCTGGTAGCCATCATCGTTATTTTTGGCATCGTAGCAGGATTGGGCATTGACACCAAAACAGTACGGGACATCGCCACCATCAGCGGCGGGTTCCCTCCTTTTCATATTCCCTCCGTTCCTTTTGACCTGGATATGCTAAAAATAATATTCCCCTATTCGCTGGTGATGGCGGGTGTAGGACTCATTGAGAGCTTACTTACCTTAAATGTGGCAGATGAAATAACCGGCAACAAAGGCAACAGCAACAAAGAGTGTGTGGCACAGGGAACGGCCAATGTATTGAATGGCTTTTTCACCGGTATGGGTGGCTGCGCCATGATTGCCCAAACATTTGTAAACCTCTCTGCCGGCTCCAGGGCCCGGTTGTCCGGCATTATTGCTGCCCTGACGATTCTGCTGATCATATTATTCGGCGCACCGGTGATAGAAAGGCTACCGATGGCAGCGTTGACAGGCGTCATGATCATGGTGGCTATTGGCACCTTTGAATGGATCAGTCTACGCATCATCAACAAAATGCCCCGCCATGATGTATTCGTAGGCATATTGGTGGCGCTCATTACCGTATGGCTGCATAACCTGGCCCTCGCGGTATTGATAGGCGTTATTATTTCCGCTCTGGTATTTGCCTGGGAAAGTGCCAAAAGAATACGGGCCCGCAAATATGTAGATGAGCATGGCGTAAAACATTACGAAATTTACGGCCCACTATTCTTTGGTGCGGTAGGTACTTTTTCAGAGAAATTTGATGTACAAAACGATCCGGTGGAAGTCATCATCGACTTCAAGGAGAGCCGGATTGCCGATATGAGCGCGATATCAGCCCTGCATAAATTAACCGAGCGTTATCAGCAGGCCGGCAAAACATTACACCTGCGTCATTTAAGCGCAGACTGCATCGCTTTACTGAAAAATGCGGCTGCTGTCATTGAGGTAAATATTATGGAAGATCCGACCTATAAGGTTGTTCAGGATTAA
- a CDS encoding SDR family oxidoreductase, whose translation MTHTSPVALVTGASSGIGYAIAHALAERGYQLIVTARRAALLNDFPAAQVKVFPGDLTSPAFQDQLEHFIFETAGRLDYLFNCAGMLETGPIETIQIEKVAAMLRLNVEATFTLTYKLLKRFKQQGYGHVINISSVLGTKVRPTAGAYAASKFAIEALSEALRMELSGTAIQVSCIEPGLVMTELHKDWEVHPKDSMGIHEPLQTADIVAAVLYILQQPAHVRIPKLMILPKDHHI comes from the coding sequence ATGACCCATACCTCTCCGGTGGCATTAGTTACAGGCGCCAGCAGCGGCATCGGCTATGCCATCGCCCATGCACTGGCCGAAAGAGGCTACCAACTGATCGTTACCGCCAGACGGGCAGCTCTGCTCAACGACTTCCCCGCTGCCCAGGTAAAAGTATTTCCCGGCGACCTTACCTCGCCGGCCTTCCAGGATCAGCTGGAACACTTCATCTTTGAAACAGCAGGCCGGCTCGACTATTTATTTAACTGTGCAGGCATGCTGGAAACAGGGCCCATTGAGACCATTCAGATCGAAAAAGTTGCCGCCATGCTCCGGTTGAATGTAGAAGCTACTTTTACGCTGACCTATAAGCTCCTCAAACGTTTTAAACAACAGGGCTACGGACATGTGATCAATATATCCAGTGTACTGGGCACAAAGGTACGCCCTACCGCCGGCGCCTATGCGGCCTCTAAATTTGCCATTGAAGCCTTATCCGAAGCACTTCGCATGGAACTTAGCGGTACCGCTATCCAGGTATCCTGCATAGAACCAGGATTGGTGATGACGGAACTACACAAAGACTGGGAAGTTCATCCGAAAGATAGTATGGGTATTCACGAACCACTGCAAACAGCTGATATTGTAGCCGCTGTATTATACATCCTGCAACAGCCTGCGCATGTACGGATACCCAAACTGATGATTTTACCGAAAGATCACCATATCTGA
- a CDS encoding SDR family NAD(P)-dependent oxidoreductase codes for MDLQLKSKVAFVSGSTQGIGFAIAKGLLQEGATVIINGRIQEKVTAAIARLQQELPGAPVSGIAADFAHADQVTALLDKLPAIDILVNNVGVFELNDFFDIRDEEWTRFFEINVLSGIRLSRALLPGMLTRNQGRIIFISSEAGVNIPGNMIHYGMTKTAMLAVSRGLAQLTKNTAVTVNTILGGPTYSDGVATVVEQMAGAQQQPVADIKNNLMTTMNPTSLLQRFIEPEELAHLAVYLASPLSGATNGAALRADGGVLNSIL; via the coding sequence ATGGATTTACAATTGAAGTCAAAGGTCGCTTTTGTGAGTGGCTCCACCCAGGGCATTGGTTTTGCCATCGCCAAAGGTTTGTTGCAGGAAGGTGCAACGGTCATCATCAATGGCAGAATACAGGAAAAGGTAACAGCCGCCATCGCCCGACTGCAGCAGGAACTACCCGGTGCACCCGTATCCGGCATTGCAGCGGATTTTGCCCATGCTGATCAGGTCACGGCCTTATTAGATAAGCTACCCGCCATCGATATACTGGTGAATAATGTAGGGGTCTTTGAACTGAATGATTTCTTTGACATCCGGGATGAGGAGTGGACGCGCTTTTTTGAGATCAATGTACTAAGCGGTATCCGCTTATCCAGGGCGTTGTTGCCAGGAATGCTGACCCGGAATCAGGGCCGGATTATTTTTATCAGCAGTGAGGCCGGCGTGAATATTCCGGGCAACATGATACACTATGGTATGACCAAAACCGCAATGCTGGCCGTAAGCCGTGGCCTGGCGCAGCTAACAAAAAATACAGCGGTAACCGTCAATACGATTTTGGGTGGGCCTACTTACTCCGATGGTGTAGCCACGGTGGTAGAACAGATGGCTGGCGCACAGCAACAACCTGTGGCAGACATAAAAAATAATCTGATGACTACTATGAATCCAACTTCTTTATTACAGCGCTTTATTGAACCGGAAGAACTGGCACACCTGGCAGTATATCTGGCGAGCCCTTTATCAGGTGCTACGAATGGAGCGGCACTCCGGGCAGATGGAGGAGTGCTGAACAGTATACTATAG